In the genome of Aricia agestis chromosome 4, ilAriAges1.1, whole genome shotgun sequence, the window aacaattttttttgattactatcaagctaattttttgtgagtagcttcattttgataagacaaacaacatttttatcttgaaagtggtagctaacagaaatagaaaggatttcatactttgacttgatggtcctaaaatatggattattctatttgtaggacaatgttactcttaaattatataactattaacctatcaatatacaaaaaatcaggttgttagggttccgttttagggttcagtagtcaaccaagttttgttgaaaacagaaccctataaaaaatttgcttgataaaaataaaatattctaggGCTCCCATACTATTATGTTTATCTGttgaaaacttatttaaattttgtataataataatattagagttACATGAATTaaagaacataattattaatgaaaagcATGTAATTTGCTAATACAATTAGGTATTCAACTTAAAAAaagtattacaaaataatttatagaatTGTTAAGTTTATCAACATCCATAATCACTTAGTGTTACAGATTATGTACAAAGTGTagcaatttattatttcatacattAAGTACACACTCGGATAAAAAAATAACAGCTTTGTGGCCTTTGACAGAAATATCAAAACATTTAATCACCGAACAATTTCTTTCCAAGATCCATCAATCTGTGATTTCTGCACATTTTTAAAGCTCCACCTTTTTTAAGAACAGCCTTTGCACTCTCATTAGAATCAACTAATCTGCAGAGGAAGTCTTCAAAAGCTGATTTGACATTGGGTGCCAATGTGCCAACTTTGACTTTCACTAACATTTCAGCAATACCTTCAGCCCAACCACTTTCAATGGCAAACTCGGATATCCAAGGTACAATTGTCAACACTCCACTTAATGTTTGCATGCCGAGGAACCACAGGTCTGCTATTTCATTCCAATGCTCTTTGTAAGTCATAGACACCACTAGGGCATTCGGGTCATTCGACTCATCTACATTATAGGCATCCCAGAGGAATCTTATAGTAGATTGAATATATCTGCATATCGAGAAGTCATTCTTCTTAACCTTATTAGCTTGCTGCTTGAGCAAAAGTAATCCGAGCACAGCGAGATGACCATGTAGCACTAAATTTTCAGGTATTTGTTTTAGTTCAGGCaagttattaaaaacaaatttaagCAGTGTGTTAAACAAAAGGCTATTTTCAACCACTTTAGGCTCAAGAACTGTTAGGTTCATAAATATGTTACAGAGGCTAACCATAGCTGCTCTCGAGTCTTTCATATCTTCGAGCAGTTGCGGATCTAATTCTGGTTCAGGGTGTACTCTTGGTTTGTTTCTCTCTGATTTGGGTATAGGTGGCTTCTTATAATGAACAATTGACCAGTGGAAATTCATTGCTTCATAGAGGATATCTTCTTGTTTCAAATTCATGATGATAGATCTTGCTTTGTCTTCAACAACAAGGTGACACAGAGCTGGGAACATCAATCTAAGCAAATCAATTTGGCCCATAAGAGCTACCTCTATTTCCATAGGCTCACCTTCAGATTGATTTTTCTGAGCCAACTTTCTAGAACGATGAGCGTGGAAAGAGTCATTAGCGAGAGAAAACATAAAAGGTAACAAGGCATAAACTTGTTCTCTCATTGCTGTCGTTTCCTGTGCCAGCCAAGCCACTAACACTCTTACCATGGCACAAACAAATACTTTTTCAGCATCAGGAAGTTTGTCCCTGTTTTTGTCATTTGAAACCTTAGTTAAAATAGATACAATGGCATTAAATGCACCTTTAAGGCTAGTATACACagattgtttttctttttgctCCAAGTCTAACTGGTCCGTACTCATATAATTGATGGACAGTTCCAGGACAATGAAACAAGCGGTCACAAGTTCAGCATTAGCAAAAGCTTGTTTAAAACTTCTGTCTTCTAATTGCATTCTAATTTCAATTGCACACAATTGCAAGAGCAGAAGGAAGAACTTCTTTGGATTTTCCTCATCATTAAAAGTCCACTCAATTCCGAGCAGCTCTATTATGTTGGCAGCAAGTTTGAGGGCAGGATCTCTTTGGTTTTTCCCAATTTTGCTGgttagaatatcattgagcGCTTTGTAAATGCTCTGAGGCCATGTTTCCTCCGCTGCACTCGGTACCACTGATGATTTGTTGCAGCTGTACAGTAGAGCATTCAAAATTGTAGCTAATTCAAACTTTCTTTCCGATTGATCTGTTGCAAAGTCCAATGCAATTTTATTAACAAGAGCGTGGAAAGGTGTTGCATCATTACCCCATGCTGCGGGACCGTACCTGCTGACTAGCTTCACGAGGATGTTTAGTGCTTCATCAGTTTGAAAACTCTGGTGAGAATATATTTCTGACATTTTGGTGATAGCTCCTACTTCAATGAGTGCCCTCTGTCCTGCTTCTTGTTCAGCGATGCATTGCAAACATGTGTAAGCTTCACTAATTATGATAAGGttatcatcataatcatcattgtCCGAGGTTTGTACTATATCTAGGAAAACTGGTATGTTCGCCAACATTTCCGGGTGTATCGCCAGTTCTGGCTCGTTGCAGAAAGTTGTAAGAATTGAAAGTGCAACTGATTTGTAAACAGACGGAGGACAATCATCTTGAACATTGTTACCAGTGAGAAGTTTCTTCAAGAACTTGAAACCGATAGCTTCAAATAGAGCTTTTTTGGCAGCAGAATTACAGTCCTTGCTCTTTACTAGTTTGGTTACCATGAACAATGCAGCGAATTTTTCCGTGTCGCTTTTGGCCGCATTGAGTATGAGTATGCATTTTTTTATTGGCTCGGATATATCACCCATCGTGAAAGCACTACCGATGCGCACACAGAACGCAATAGATCGCACACCACTGAGAGAAAATAACAGTGAATCGAGAGAATACAGTCTACATCATGGTTATAATTAGATCGGGTTCTCTTCCAAAATATCTAAATCTGGACGTCGAGCTCACGTTCTCCACTGTAAGAACACTATTAATACCACACTGGAAAGTGAACGTTCAACACGCGAAAATGCAACTTAGATAATTTCGCGATTTTAACGACGTAGGAACGAAAATATGACAGCGCGCGCACTTTCGTAAATTACCATTTACCATGACCGTGGCAAtgtcaaattacaaaaaatcttaCCTTATTGCAGGCCTTGCTGTCCCCTTTTCTTGTTTGGATTAAAGTATTGTCTAAGTCGAAAAATATCGCCGAGACATCGttatttacagaaaaaataCTTTCCATGTTACGATTACAAcgtaaagttatatttttatattaattttagccTTGTGTTCTTTGTATTGCGTTAATAGCACGACTTGTTTTCATAATCTGTCGGAGTTTCTTTTGTATTCCGTTTCAAGTCGTCAGTCCGCAGTCGTCACGAGTTCACGACTCACGTCCGTTGTGTTGCCTACTTTTAATAATAGATGGCACTTTTATGAAACACGTTTTTTATGTGGCTAGATGGCTCTTTTATAAAATAggtatgtaaaataaatgtaaatttctttttattttattcaatgataataatatacttatttaaaagtaTTGGAGTTATATTATCATTCAGTCTCGGAACCTGGAAATGAATTAGCGCAGAGTGCAGCGGAGAAGTGAAAGCGGCGACACACATTtgggtgcacggtagtgcccccgccaagacgagctactaagcgaagcgcaagggtactacctaccttttctggaaacgtttcgtcgtatttttgaacccacgtaactttggtttggataATGCATAGTTCAaagttttaagatataatgacatgagtataataattaaatgcgcaaaTGAATATCGTAGCCTatacaataaagttaatatacctagcggaattattccgctaggtatattaactttatggtataggTTAAACACTATTATAgtgcaacaatctcgagctgtcaaaccaaatcgaaattggttttcatctgtgtgaaaaatatgtgtacgtatacacttacacaagcatgattgaacatgaattctatgagattaaatggtcaacgtgcggcacgtgccgactggacgtcaaaaaagagtgctgctgtcatgaatcacacgtctctttttaccacgcagtgttactgatagtgacatctcgcttgctcaggcctttgtttctctattccgctaggtatattaactttatgagccATACTTTAGAtgttataggtgtccaaaaacccacaattgtGTCACTGACTCACtgatcatcaaaattgttagggAAGTACCCTGAAgccttagaaagctgaaatttggtatgtaacataataatagtaCTACAGAAATAACCAAAAAATTCTCTAACCCAACCGAACCTATCCCATGTCCTTGATATAGAGGGTGGATGTTAGTATGAGATACCACCGTTTCTTGTgctagatacaaaattaaaaataatataaaatacttcttGTGACAAATAAATAATCAGCCAGGTCAcaggtgcgagtcggactcgcgcacgaagggttccgtaccattatagagcaaaattaggccaaaaattgtgttttttgtatgggtgtcccccttaatttttttttattttaatataatatttaaatatttttttacacgtCATATAACTaagaactttgagaaaaattcaagtaggtacctacctgtagccattattgatatagagcaaaaaaagccaaaaaaatcgcgtttgttgtatgggagtcacctaaaatattaatcttattttatttttagtatttgttgttatagcggcaacagatatacataatctgtgaaaatttcaactctctagctattaccgttcttgagttacagcctggagacagacagacggacagacagcgaagtcttagtaatagggtcccgtttttacccattgGGTACGGAGTCCTAAAAATGCGTGTTAGCCTTGACATACCacagactcacagaaaaccggcgtgaaacttaTTCCCTATCCCTATTCTCTTCTGCTTATTCCCTTAGCCTATTCCTTCATAAAAAGGCTggaaacgcacttgcaactcttttGATGTTACGGTGTCCATGGGgtgccatgggcgacggcagttgctttccgtcaggtgacccgtctgcttTGTAATTTCAGGCGGCCTGTTTGCTGGTTTTTacgcagagtagacagaatgtgCCGTAGATCAACTTCTGCCAAAAAACATTAGaaatcataaattaaaaaaaacaaccatTCTCCATCAGTGTAGGGGTCatcaattagtttcgctcgcgGTCAATTTTCAGAattgaaatgaccttcgcggtccacacaatttataaaaaaatattttttaaacacataacggaaattacaaaggtatcaaacaatgagaaaagtgtcaattttagtCGCTAATTATCTGTCTGAAGTTtgaagtgaaattggtgcaagctgtTGACATcaaacgaagttcatcttcgataATGCTTGGTCGGTGGTCCGcatacaatgggtcggcggtcaaataatatattcaaaCTTACTATCTGTTTCATTTTCTGGCCAGCGCCAGACCGGCAATTGAATCAGATACTGTGCCAATGTATATCAGCCCAAAAGATAGTTACAACAGAACAgtggcggcgggcggcggcaaTTAACTCGCCATGCTCATTAGCAGACGTTTCCATTCTGTGGACGTAATCCGTTCGAGTTTCTTCCGTGCCCTCAATACCGTTCTGTACGAGTCGGTATAGTCCGACCACAGTTACCATACCTTGGGGTTACTACGAGAGTGATCCATACGCTGTCGGAATAAAGGTTCTGTTGGGGGTAAAATAGCTGTGAACGCTCTGTAATGTGCTGACTCCGGCTTAACACAGCTGCCGCCTAATTATTGTCATTCCTGTCTTCAACACCTACTGCACGAAACCTATTACGGCTTTATTTACTTTCGGctgagctttttttttttacacgaTTGACTTTGTTTTTGTTGGCAACTTCTTAAATTTTCTTCTGTTGTAaccttttagaaaaaaaaaatctttgcaTATATAGCAATCCGCCTCCTGAAAGTAGGTACTGAAGTGGCTACTGggcttattacaataatatttgtcGCAGATCATTATTAAAGAGAACATAGTTATTAACGAGAAGGTAAGCCGCGAGAAAGTAATTTCAGTTAggttatctaatatataaaattctcgtgtcacagttttcgttgccatactcctccgaaacggcttgaccgattctcatgaaattttgtgagcataatattgagtaggtaggtctgagaatcggccaacatctatttttcataccaaaaaatatatatggcaaaacaacatttgccgggacagctagtgtataatatatttttaacatcgGTTAGGTACTAACTTACTGAGAACCTAATCATGCACGCATGACGCAGGGCTTAGGTAACATCTTCATTCTTCAATAAAGAGTTCTTGAAACTCCTCGTTCGTCTATTCAAATTATGAATTCGTTTCATTTATAACTTAGgcagtttaaaattataaattagtttCGTTGTAATTAGAGCAGCTGAACATTAATTTTCGCTGAGGCACTTAGGTTACGGCTtgtctgtaaaatattaaatagattTGTTCCATTGTACTCGTTCAAGCGTTATTAGACAACTGAAGAAATTGTATAGGTAAGTAAACATTAAGAACTgaaattaaaagctttttatgagtctttactaaaatatgtaatatatgaAGGTACCTTAGTAAAAAATTACAAGTAAGTGTGACTAAATAATAAGGATTTCATCCACTGTTTACAGAGCGTGTTAAACACAACACAATTAAGCGGTTTCACCTGAGAAAACGATGAAACGAGGCGACGATGTTGGCTTTCAATAACACGCGATACAAATCCACATTTACATTGCATTGGCACCGACTTGATATTGGGGTAAACAGTGCGGCGTGCAGTCGATCTGCCCGTGAGTTATGCCAAACACACGCTATCTTCGTCTCGCACCTGCCTTATCCTGGCAAGTGAATGCACCGCACGGCTCCCCTAAGCCGATTTCAGATGCATGAACGTACATCCGATTTCGATTTCTTACCATAATTTCCTTGTCCCTCTTAAACTTAAGCTGGCAGAGCTCGAGATACGTTGCAGGTGAATATTTAAGGAAATAGCTTGTTACACTTTGTTTATCGTTGAATTGGGTGCTACTGAGAAAAAACACATCACTTGCGACATGCTTTATATAAACGGATTATGGCATATTTTTTAACTCAGCAAATTCAGAAAATATTCTTTCGTAACTGAAAAATCACTTTCTAGGCTCtcaaatatattgtgtatacgTGCATTTTCAGAAAAATACAAATCAAAACTCTGTTGCTAGTTAATTAATTATGCATTCAATATAACCCTTTTGTGTAGCCATCAATCCTCGAAACTACTACGTCGAGCTTTTAATAAAGTTCAGAACTTGGATCGAGTTTAATCCGGTAACACTGTTTATTCCTTTTTCGCCGTCAGGAAGTATATTTTtcagcggttctcaaacggAACGCAGGCGACGTCGGAAGCGCGGGCGTAGGTCCCCCTTCGGCTATTTATTGTTTCCTGTTTGTTCTGTTCTTACGTAGTAACTAGCGGCAGATGTTACGTCAAACTACCATACGAAAATAAACGCGGAAAAATATTTTAGGCTCATAGTTAAGTCTCTTAGCCGGAAAATTAAGTTCTTAGGCACCTGACTTATCTTTGGCTTTCGAGTCAGAAACTATTTCGAAGAGCAGTCGCagtgacaatatttttacaaagtattattaattatagatCACATACAACCTACTTTTAGGTAGGTTTGTGGACTTCTTCTGTGGATCCTTAATTTTGGAGTTGGCCTGAACCTCTCGAGCGCATCACGGCTGCTCGTACGATTAtgaaacccgcacatggttggcTCCTGTCTTATAATGATTATTGACCCTTTCCTCCTTAACTACATTCACGCGAAGAATAGTAagtaaatcatccacaacggatgcaaataCCTTAATTTTATTGACGAGTCTTTTAACATTCATGCAGTAAACAGTCGATAAATGCACTGTAAATGTAAAGCGAGAAGCTGTGGTGAAAAACTTCGGCAATCGGCGGATAGCGGCGCGGGTGGGCGGTGTGAAAACTGCCGGGGCCCGCCGCCGGCGTCTGCATTGATAATGATCAGCTGTTAGTGTTGCCGCCTGTCGCTGCCGAGCTCCACGGACGCATTTTAAAACGACCACTTTGTGCATTACACAACATAAAACACTTATTTTAGACTGACGCTCAAATATTTAACGAATTctcgatttttagggttccgtacccaatgggtaaaaacgggggaccctattactgacacttcgatgtctgtccgtctgtccatctgtccatctgtccgtctgtccgtctgtccgtctgtccgtctgtccgtctgtccgtctgtccgtctgtccgtccgtccgtctgtccgtccgtccgtctgtccgtccgtccgtccgtccgtccgtccgtccgtccgtccgtccgtccgtccgtccgtccgtccgtccgtccgtccgtccgtccgtccgtccgtccgtccgtccgtccgtccgtccgtccgtccgtccgtccgtccgtccgtccgtccgtccgtccgtccgtccgtccgtccgtccgtccgtccgtccgtccgtccgtccgtctgtccgtctgttcatCGCCAGGCTATAAtatttcaagaaccgctatagctagacttctaaaactttcacagattgtgtatttcttttgcctttcaaataatttccccctttttttccacattttcctctatttctttgctcctattagtcgtagcgtgataaaataaaacctatagccttcctcgataaatggactatctaacactgaaagaatttttcaaatcggacctatagttactgagattagcgcgttcaaacaaacaaataaactaacaaactcttccactttataatattatatatatatatatatatatatatatatatatatatatatatatatataatattataaagtggaagagtatatatatatatatatatatatatatatatatatatatatatatatatatatatatatatatatatatatatatatatatatatatatatatatatatatatatatatatatatatatatatataatatagtatagatttGTAGTAAAAGGTTATTAATAGCCTTTTgtatatttagggcctgtttcaccactttctgataaggctatccaccaattaacttgacagttcaagtatggagaatctgtcaataaagttgtgaatagcctattagaaactttatcagaaagtggtgaaacaggtatTTTAAAGTATCGAAGCTATCTAGCTCGTTTTGATAGCTTAAAGCTCTGATGCGATTTACTACCTCTTGTAAAATGTAAAGCTGTAAAACTCAATATGTGAGCTTTAGAATACAGTCGTATAAAACGCATCGAGTTGTGTTGAATGtagatattaaaaaagtttgaaTGCCGATTTATGTTTGCTAAACTCAAAACTTTACAACGCAACAAGACATGTACTCTGCATTTTTAATGGTTaatagctacgaataataaaactaaggaatcgtaactcccatactattaccgttttaaatttggttccttttgatctgtcatgtaacgtcagcctagtaccgctcaaggtcacctaaatattgcaaatgtattgaaatgtgtacctaaggtacacttttttgataaGTATTGTGGAGGATgttttttaaacgacttccaataaacgaggaggttatatattcggctgtggatatttttctattttttttattatttttgtatgttcgaccactactccgccgtttgtgaaccgattttcaaaatttttgttttgttatattaggtttcactccaatttggtcccattttcataaaatttgagattttcgtaatcttcagataagatcatctgttttctgatgtttacgaagtatttttaaggcatctcaaggctgtgatgagtgggtcttacttaactactcagctaCGGACACCGAAGGGGGGgacgggggggcgcagcccccccaaaggggaggctcggggggcgcagccccccgccaaaacaaaaacaaacacaatctagaaagtccaaaagtaggtaaggttaggttggaacttagaccacaacacccagatataggagccccgcgtagcggggctccgtcgactttcatttgtagtagtttgtcaaataaattggggtaggtttgtaaacatttaccaagattaagataatattaaggggttgaa includes:
- the LOC121726179 gene encoding neurochondrin homolog; amino-acid sequence: MGDISEPIKKCILILNAAKSDTEKFAALFMVTKLVKSKDCNSAAKKALFEAIGFKFLKKLLTGNNVQDDCPPSVYKSVALSILTTFCNEPELAIHPEMLANIPVFLDIVQTSDNDDYDDNLIIISEAYTCLQCIAEQEAGQRALIEVGAITKMSEIYSHQSFQTDEALNILVKLVSRYGPAAWGNDATPFHALVNKIALDFATDQSERKFELATILNALLYSCNKSSVVPSAAEETWPQSIYKALNDILTSKIGKNQRDPALKLAANIIELLGIEWTFNDEENPKKFFLLLLQLCAIEIRMQLEDRSFKQAFANAELVTACFIVLELSINYMSTDQLDLEQKEKQSVYTSLKGAFNAIVSILTKVSNDKNRDKLPDAEKVFVCAMVRVLVAWLAQETTAMREQVYALLPFMFSLANDSFHAHRSRKLAQKNQSEGEPMEIEVALMGQIDLLRLMFPALCHLVVEDKARSIIMNLKQEDILYEAMNFHWSIVHYKKPPIPKSERNKPRVHPEPELDPQLLEDMKDSRAAMVSLCNIFMNLTVLEPKVVENSLLFNTLLKFVFNNLPELKQIPENLVLHGHLAVLGLLLLKQQANKVKKNDFSICRYIQSTIRFLWDAYNVDESNDPNALVVSMTYKEHWNEIADLWFLGMQTLSGVLTIVPWISEFAIESGWAEGIAEMLVKVKVGTLAPNVKSAFEDFLCRLVDSNESAKAVLKKGGALKMCRNHRLMDLGKKLFGD